A genomic window from Fusobacterium sp. includes:
- the cobU gene encoding bifunctional adenosylcobinamide kinase/adenosylcobinamide-phosphate guanylyltransferase yields MGRIIYFTGGSRSGKSRHAEQYIIDKEYKNRIYLATAIIFDDEMKARVAKHREQRGENWITIEGYKNTVELIKFHIKKEGVILLDCLTNMITNLMIMEKEYDWDHMLDEELTLIENDIKKEVEKLLEYIKSSDQDIVVVSNEIGMGIIPAYALGRHFRDICGRMNQMVAAKADEAYFVVSGIKMKLK; encoded by the coding sequence TTGGGAAGAATTATTTACTTTACTGGAGGATCTCGAAGTGGAAAAAGTAGACATGCAGAGCAGTATATAATAGATAAAGAATATAAAAATAGAATTTACTTGGCAACTGCAATTATATTTGATGATGAAATGAAAGCCCGTGTAGCTAAGCATAGAGAACAGCGAGGGGAGAATTGGATTACTATAGAGGGGTACAAAAATACAGTAGAACTCATAAAATTTCATATTAAAAAAGAAGGAGTTATTCTGTTGGATTGTCTGACAAATATGATAACTAATCTTATGATAATGGAAAAAGAGTATGATTGGGATCATATGCTTGATGAAGAACTTACATTGATAGAAAATGATATAAAAAAAGAAGTAGAAAAACTTCTGGAATATATAAAATCATCAGATCAGGATATTGTTGTAGTTTCCAATGAAATAGGTATGGGAATAATTCCTGCCTATGCTCTGGGAAGACATTTTAGAGATATATGTGGAAGAATGAATCAGATGGTAGCAGCTAAAGCTGATGAAGCATATTTTGTGGTTTCTGGAATAAAGATGAAATTAAAATAG
- the cobS gene encoding adenosylcobinamide-GDP ribazoletransferase: MKGILLLFRFMTRLPIGFDPKFDSDELGKSMKFFPVIGMIIGLILFGAFWLLYTVVYSPMVMAVLLVIIEVVLTGGLHLDGLADTFDGIFSYRSKQKMLDIMKDSRLGTNGGLVLILYFMLKVVLLVEISEFAGLNMGILLLIVPVIARLNSVVNCASAPYARSTGMGKTFVDHTNGGEVVIATILTAVFVGGAAYLFGLPYTILIVIPIIMLLGFFYAKLMTRKIGGITGDTLGAVVELSEIIAMFVIYILAAV, from the coding sequence ATGAAAGGAATATTGTTACTTTTTAGATTTATGACTAGACTTCCTATTGGATTTGATCCAAAATTTGATTCTGATGAATTAGGAAAAAGCATGAAATTTTTTCCAGTAATTGGAATGATAATAGGGCTTATACTTTTTGGAGCATTCTGGTTGCTGTATACTGTTGTATACTCACCAATGGTCATGGCAGTACTATTGGTAATTATAGAAGTAGTATTGACAGGAGGACTTCATTTAGATGGGTTGGCAGATACATTTGATGGAATATTCAGCTACAGAAGTAAGCAGAAGATGCTTGATATAATGAAAGATTCAAGATTAGGTACCAATGGTGGACTTGTTCTTATATTATATTTTATGTTGAAAGTAGTTCTTTTAGTGGAAATATCAGAATTTGCTGGGCTTAATATGGGAATACTTCTTCTTATAGTTCCAGTTATAGCGAGATTAAACAGTGTGGTAAACTGTGCTTCAGCTCCATATGCAAGATCTACTGGAATGGGAAAAACTTTTGTAGATCATACTAATGGAGGAGAAGTAGTTATTGCAACAATATTGACAGCAGTATTTGTTGGAGGAGCAGCCTATTTATTTGGACTTCCTTATACAATTTTGATTGTGATACCAATAATAATGTTGTTAGGATTTTTTTATGCGAAACTTATGACTAGAAAAATTGGTGGTATTACAGGAGATACTTTAGGTGCAGTAGTAGAACTTTCAGAGATAATAGCTATGTTTGTTATATATATATTAGCAGCTGTCTAG